The following proteins come from a genomic window of Mauremys mutica isolate MM-2020 ecotype Southern chromosome 7, ASM2049712v1, whole genome shotgun sequence:
- the USP19 gene encoding ubiquitin carboxyl-terminal hydrolase 19 isoform X4, with protein sequence MSSSTSAPGQRRASRGLEDATNKKKQKDRANQESKEGERGPGSDPKKDLLLDWKQNADEVIVKLNLGSGALKLEEVDAAFTDTDCVVRLPDGRQWSGQFYGEIESSCSKVQGKKGNFLQLVLQKKIPLHTWASLLKKRKDGSKELAKGAGRQNAKEQAPPAQATPEEPARSKREFPNSKPAPGRGEAPEGKSPASPGLQSGPSAKRAGYLKVALMEEEPNAGVPGGLEPGKGPSRQDGRAACGDAATGLTPPLVKADVLQKEPGLVGMQPLAAPSESFPQHMAPCPEKRALQPAASQGLAALGEAVLAPASPPLSRDDWSKEDVALEAAADEPEPMVSLTLVKNDSYEKGSDSVVVHVYVKEIHRESSKVLFREQDFTLVFQTSDVNFLRLHPSCGPHTVFRWQVKLRNLIEPDQCTYNFTVSRINICLKKRHSQRWGGLEAPAARGAVGGAKVAMPTGPTPLDKSQPGSNQHPLSSKEEARAGEKEKPRAEDGGLEGVVARTATEHVPVKQEPHVPSPPQQREAPLRPLPRPWQPKPMCMVPPMTHSPVSSESVEEDEEEEEKKVCLPGFTGLVNLGNTCFMNSVIQSLSNTRELRDYFHDRSFEAEINYTNPLGTGGRLAIGFAVLLRALWKGTHHAFQPSKLKAIVASKASQFTGYAQHDAQEFMAFLLDGLHEDLNRIQNKPYTETVDSDGRPDEVVAEEAWQRHKMRNDSFIVDLFQGQYKSKLVCPVCAKVSITFDPFLYLPVPLPQKQKVLTVYYFAKEPHKKPVKFLVSISKENSSAAEVLDSVAHSMRVKPENLRLAEVIKNRFHRMFPPSQSLDTVSPTDLLLCFEVLSPELAKERVVVLQVQQRPQVPSGPISKCAACQKTQQAEDEKLKRCTRCYRVGYCNVGCQKTHWPDHKALCRPENIGFPFLISVPESRLTYSRLAQLLEGYARYSVSVFQPPFQLGPQPLLPEKLDLPARSSCGAAPPAPEAGDADRAPHRQEPQLSTPELHPELGEASAVPRSSVLSSDSGCSEHSLEAQGEGCWAKEPSYERGPKPEAAVPGYQHAPDVLSAHATQFYINTIDGASREHKLEEKGDAPLELTDDCSLALVWKNNERLKEFVLVESKELECVEDPGSASEAARAGHFTLGQCLNLFTKPEVLAPEEAWYCPKCKQHREASKQLMLWRLPNVLIIQLKRFSFRSFIWRDKINDMVEFPVRSLDLSKFCIGQKEEQQQQPMYDLYAVINHYGGMIGGHYTAYARLPSDKTSQRSDVGWRLFDDSTVTTVDESQVVTRYAYVLFYRRRNSPVGRPPEHRPDMAAAAEPAASQELEAEEDEEPEAHRRHARTPCQPRGQKASQAARQHADEGCLRYVVLGTMAAIVALFLNVFYPLISQSRWR encoded by the exons ATGTCCAGCAGCACCAGTGCCCCAGGCCAGAGGCGAGCGTCCCGGGGGCTGGAGGATGCAACCAACAAGAAGAAGCAGAAGGACCGAGCCAACCAGGAGAGCAAGGAGGGCGAGAGAGGCCCTGGCAGCGACCCTAAGAAAG ACCTGCTGCTGGACTGGAAGCAGAACGCTGACGAGGTCATTGTGAAGCTGAACTTGGGCAGCGGAGCCCTGAAGTTGGAGGAGGTGGATGCTGCGTTCACAGACACCGACTGCGTGGTCAGGCTGCCAG ATGGCCGCCAGTGGAGTGGCCAGTTCTACGGGGAGATCGAGAGCTCCTGCAGCAAAGTCCAGGGTAAGAAGGGCAACTTCCTGCAGCTGGTGCTTCAGAAGAAGATCCCCCTGCACACCTGGGCGTCGCTCCTG AAGAAGCGGAAGGACGGATCCAAGGAGCTAGCCAAGGGGGCCGGGCGCCAGAATGCGAAGGAGCAGGCCCCGCCCGCACAGGCCACCCCCGAGGAGCCGGCCAGGAGCAAACGGGAGTTCCCCAACTCAAAGCCAGCTCCAGGGAGGGGCGAGGCCCCAGAAGGGAAGAGCCCGGCCAGCCCCGGGCTGCAAAGCGGGCCCAGCGCCAAGCGGGCCGGGTACCTCAAGGTGGCTCTGATGGAGGAGGAGCCAAATGCCGGGGTCCCTGGGGGCTTGGAGCCTGGCAAGGGACCCAGCCGGCAGGACGGCCGAGCAGCCTGCGGCGATGCTGCCACGGGCCTGACCCCGCCTCTGGTGAAG GCCGACGTGCTGCAGAAGGAGCCCGGACTTGTGGGGATGCAGCCGCTTGCTGCCCCTTCGGAGAGCTTCCCCCAGCACATGGCACCCTGCCCGGAGAAGAGAGCCCTGCAGCCGGCCGCTTCCCAGGGCCTGGCAGCCCTCGGAGAGGCTGTCCTGGCCCCCGCCTCCCCTCCGCTGAGCAGAGACGACTGGTCCAAGGAGGATGTTGCCCTGGAAGCAGCAGCGGATG AGCCAGAGCCTATGGTGAGCCTGACCTTGGTGAAGAACGACTCGTACGAGAAGGGGAGTGATTCAGTGGTGGTGCACGTCTACGTGAAGGAGATCCACAGGGAGAGCTCCAAGGTGCTGTTCCGGGAGCAGGACTTCACGCTGGTGTTCCAGACCAG CGATGTGAACTTCCTGCGACTGCACCCCAGCTGCGGCCCCCACACGGTGTTCAGGTGGCAGGTGAAACTCAG GAACCTCATTGAGCCGGACCAGTGCACGTACAACTTCACCGTCTCCCGCATCAACATCTGCCTGAAGAAACGCCACAGCcagcgctggggggggctggAAGCCCCGGCTGCACGAG GTGCAGTGGGTGGTGCGAAGGTTGCCATGCCAACAGGCCCTACCCCTCTGGATAAGAGCCAGCCGGGCAGTAACCAGCATCCCCTGTCCAGTAAGGAGGAGGCTCGGgcaggggagaaggagaagcCCAGAGCAGAGGATGGTGGCCTGGAGGGTGTCGTGGCCCGGACGGCCACAGAGCACGTCCCAGTGAAGCAGGAACCGCACGTCCCATCG CCCCCACAGCAGCGAGAGGCCCCGCTCAGGCCTCTCCCTCGGCCTTGGCAGCCCAAGCCGATGTGCATGGTCCCGCCGATGACTCACAGCCCGGTGAGCAGCGAGAGCgtggaggaggacgaggaggaggaggagaagaaggtgtGTCTGCCGGGCTTCACGGGGCTGGTGAATCTGGGGAACACCTGCTTCATGAACAGCGTCATCCAGTCCCTGTCCAACACGCGGGAGCTGCGGGACTATTTCCATg ATCGCTCCTTCGAGGCGGAGATCAACTACACCAACCCGCTGGGCACGGGGGGGCGCCTGGCCATCGGCTTCGCTGTGCTCCTGCGGGCGCTCTGGAAGGGCACCCACCACGCCTTCCAGCCCTCCAAGCTGAAG GCAATCGTGGCCAGCAAGGCCAGCCAGTTCACGGGCTACGCCCAGCACGATGCCCAGGAGTTCATGGCCTTCCTTCTCGACGGCCTGCACGAGGACCTGAACCGCATCCAGAACAAGCCCTACACGGAGACGGTGGACTCGGACGGGCGGCCCGACGAG GTGGTggcagaggaggcctggcagCGGCACAAGATGAGGAACGACTCCTTCATCGTGGACCTCTTTCAGGGCCAGTACAAGTCCAAGCTGGTGTGCCCGGTGTGCGCCAAG GTATCCATCACGTTTGACCCCTTCCTCTACCTGCCGGTGCCCCTGCCCCAGAAGCAGAAGGTGCTGACTGTCTATTACTTTGCGAAGGAGCCGCACAAGAAGCCTGTCAAG TTCCTCGTCAGCATCAGCAAGGAGAACTCCAGCGCTGCAGAGGTGCTGGACTCGGTCGCCCACAGCATGCGTGTGAAGCCAGAGAACCTGCGCCTGGCAGAG GTGATCAAGAACCGCTTCCACCGCATGTTCCCGCCGTCCCAGTCGCTGGACACGGTCTCCCCCACAGACCTGCTCCTGTGCTTCGAGGTGCTGTCCCCAGAGCTGGCCAAGGAGCGGGTGGTGGTGCTGCAGGTCCAGCAG CGTCCCCAGGTGCCCAGCGGCCCCATCAGCAAGTGTGCGGCCTGCCAGAAGACGCAGCAGGCAGAGGACGAGAAGCTGAAGCGCTGCACTAGGTGCTACCGAGTGGGCTACTGCAACGT GGGGTGTCAGAAAACGCACTGGCCAGATCACAAAGCCCTGTGCCGCCCCGAGAACATCGGCTTCCCCTTCCTCATCAGTGTGCCGGAGTCGCGCCTCACCTACTCCCgcctggcccagctcctggagggctACGCAAG GTACTCGGTCAGCGTGTTCCAGCCTCCTTTCCAGCTgggcccgcagcccctgctccccgagAAGCTGGACCTGCCTGCGAGGAGTAGCTGTggggctgccccccctgccccagaggcggGGGATGCAGACAGGGCCCCTCACCGGCAGGAGCCTCAGCTCTCCACCCCGGAGCTGCACCCGGAGCTGGGGGAGGCCAGCGCAGTGCCCAGGAGTTCCGTGCTCAGCTCGGACTCAGGCTGCTCTGAGCACTCCCTGGAGGCGCAGGGCGAGGGCTGCTGGGCGAAGGAGCCGTCCTACGAGCGAGGCCCCAAGCCTGAAG CTGCCGTCCCCGGATACCAGCATGCGCCCGACGTGCTCAGTGCCCACGCCACCCAGTTCTACATCAACACGATCGACGGAGCCAGCCGAGAGCACAAGCTGGAGGAGAAAG GCGATGCCCCGCTGGAGCTGACGGACGACTgctccctggccctggtgtggaAGAACAACGAACGCCTCAAGGAGTTTGTGCTGGTGGAGTCCAAGGAGCTGGAGTGTGTGGAGGACCCGGGCTCGGCCAGCGAGGCGGCCAGGGCCGGCCACTTCACGCTAGGCCAGTGCCTCAACCTCTTCACCAAGCCCGAAGTGCTGGCGCCCGAGGAAGCGTG gtacTGCCCCAAGTGCAAGCAGCATCGCGAGGCCTCCAAGCAGCTCATGCTCTGGCGCCTGCCCAACGTGCTCATCATCCAGCTCAAGCGCTTCTCCTTCCGCAGCTTCATCTGGAGGGACAAGATCAACGACATGGTGGAGTTCCCGGTCCG gagcctggacttgAGCAAGTTCTGCATTGGGCagaaggaggagcagcagcagcagcccatgtACGACCTGTATGCGGTGATCAATCACTACGGCGGGATGATCGGCGGGCACTACACGGCCTACGCCCGGCTGCCCAGCGACAAGACCAGCCAGCGCAGCGACGtgg GCTGGCGGCTCTTTGACGACAGCACGGTGACCACAGTGGACGAGAGCCAGGTGGTGACGAGATACGCGTACGTCCTCTTCTACCGCCGGCGGAACTCTCCCGTGGGGCGCCCCCCGGAGCACCGGCCAGACATGGCTGCCGCCGCCGAGCCAGCCGCCAGCCAG GAACTGGAGGCCGAAGAGGACGAGGAGCCCGAGGCTCACAGGAGGCATGCCAGGACGCCCTGCCAGCCCCGTGGCCAGAAGGCAAGCCAGGCCGCCCGGCAGCACGCTGACGAAGGCTGCCTCCGATACGTTGTGCTGGGCACCATGGCAGCCATTGTGGCACTCTTCCTAAATGTCTTCTACCCCCTCATCTCCCAGAGCCGCTGGAGATAG